The Streptomyces nitrosporeus genome includes a window with the following:
- a CDS encoding TetR/AcrR family transcriptional regulator, producing MPRAVREQQMMDAAVRTFGQRGYRAASMDEIAELAGVSKPLVYLYLNSKEDLFTACIRRESESLMAAVQAGVEPGLPADRQLWDGLQAFFTHTARNPDGWAVLHQQARAQGEPFVGEVAVLREEIVAFVTGLIGAAAREAHSDPALPDRDVAGLAQALVGAAEALAGWANVTPGVSAREAATTLMNFSWAGLENLMHGRGWQPRGD from the coding sequence ATGCCACGCGCCGTGCGGGAGCAGCAGATGATGGACGCGGCGGTGCGGACCTTCGGACAGCGCGGCTACCGGGCCGCCTCGATGGACGAGATCGCGGAACTGGCCGGGGTCTCCAAGCCGTTGGTCTACCTGTACCTGAACTCCAAGGAGGACCTCTTCACCGCCTGTATCCGCCGTGAGTCGGAATCCCTGATGGCGGCCGTGCAGGCGGGTGTGGAGCCGGGGCTGCCCGCCGACCGGCAACTGTGGGACGGGCTCCAGGCGTTCTTCACGCACACCGCCCGCAACCCGGACGGCTGGGCGGTGCTGCACCAGCAGGCGCGCGCGCAGGGGGAGCCGTTCGTCGGTGAGGTCGCGGTGCTCCGGGAGGAGATCGTTGCGTTCGTGACGGGTCTGATCGGGGCCGCGGCGCGTGAGGCGCACAGCGATCCCGCGCTGCCCGACCGGGACGTCGCCGGGCTCGCGCAGGCGCTCGTCGGGGCCGCGGAGGCGCTCGCCGGGTGGGCGAACGTCACCCCGGGGGTCTCGGCCAGGGAGGCGGCGACCACCCTGATGAACTTCTCCTGGGCCGGACTGGAGAACCTGATGCACGGGCGTGGCTGGCAGCCCCGGGGCGACTGA
- a CDS encoding GNAT family N-acetyltransferase, whose translation MALTFEVDPVFDRALRDGVTALWADVSNAGGAVGFVPPVTEEDIRPELAGHLVAMAEGRTRPVVGRDGDGSVAATAFLTRNTHRLMRHWIGVYTVMVHPRHQGKGYGRELMAAVAGAARSVEGIDAVRLTCRGGTGADRFYASCGYKEVGRVPGAIRVAEDDYRDDIIMWLPLFR comes from the coding sequence ATGGCTCTTACGTTTGAAGTGGATCCCGTGTTCGACCGTGCCCTGCGGGACGGCGTCACCGCGCTCTGGGCCGATGTCAGCAACGCGGGCGGGGCCGTCGGGTTCGTGCCGCCGGTGACCGAGGAGGACATCCGGCCCGAACTGGCCGGCCACCTCGTGGCGATGGCCGAGGGGCGTACCCGGCCGGTCGTCGGCCGCGACGGGGACGGGTCCGTCGCCGCCACCGCCTTCCTCACCCGCAACACCCACCGGCTGATGCGGCACTGGATCGGGGTGTACACGGTGATGGTCCACCCCCGGCACCAGGGCAAGGGGTACGGCCGCGAGCTGATGGCCGCCGTGGCCGGGGCGGCCCGCTCCGTCGAGGGCATCGACGCCGTCCGGCTCACCTGCCGGGGCGGGACCGGCGCCGACCGCTTCTACGCCTCCTGCGGATACAAGGAGGTCGGCCGGGTCCCGGGCGCCATCCGGGTCGCCGAGGACGACTACCGCGACGACATCATCATGTGGCTGCCGCTCTTCCGGTGA
- a CDS encoding dicarboxylate/amino acid:cation symporter has translation MSANSASPTTDADEPSGSGRRIPGVPFWAQIVIGLLLGVLLGWLARSQDIDWLYTTLDQVGHIFVQLLKLAVAPLVFFAILVSITNLRKVNNAARLATRTLLWFMITSLIAVAIGLAIGLVTNPGSGTGLTPKDGAKPENAGSWLDFLTGIIPTDVITPFTELNVLQIVFMAAVAGIAALQLGEKAKPILALSESVLELLQKALWWVIRLAPLGTVGLIGYAIADYGWDLIGKYATFTADVYIGCALVLFGVYPLLLATVAKVNPVQFFKGAWPAIQLAFVSRSSVGTMPVTQKVTERLGVPKEYTSFAVPFGATTKMDGCAAIYPALAAIFIAQIFDVQLGIGDYLLIAFVSVVGSAATAGLTGATVMLTLTLSTLGLPLEGVGLLLAIDPILDMIRTATNVAGQALVPVIVAAREKILDHDAYNSASSSPVDDVTVSDAERKVNVPVAV, from the coding sequence GTGTCCGCGAACTCCGCGTCCCCCACGACCGACGCCGACGAGCCGTCCGGCTCCGGCCGCCGCATACCCGGTGTCCCCTTCTGGGCCCAGATCGTCATCGGTCTGCTCCTCGGTGTCCTGCTCGGCTGGCTCGCCCGCAGCCAGGACATCGACTGGCTGTACACCACGCTGGACCAGGTCGGCCACATCTTCGTCCAGCTGCTGAAGCTGGCCGTCGCCCCGCTCGTCTTCTTCGCGATCCTGGTCTCGATCACCAATCTGCGGAAGGTCAACAACGCCGCCCGGCTGGCCACCCGCACCCTGCTCTGGTTCATGATCACTTCGCTGATCGCGGTGGCCATCGGTCTGGCCATCGGCCTGGTGACCAACCCGGGTTCCGGCACGGGCCTCACCCCCAAGGACGGCGCCAAGCCCGAGAACGCCGGTTCCTGGCTCGACTTCCTGACCGGCATCATCCCCACCGACGTGATCACGCCGTTCACCGAGCTGAACGTCCTGCAGATCGTCTTCATGGCCGCCGTCGCCGGTATCGCCGCGCTCCAGCTGGGTGAGAAGGCCAAGCCGATCCTCGCCCTCAGCGAGTCGGTCCTGGAGCTCCTCCAGAAGGCCCTGTGGTGGGTCATCCGCCTCGCGCCGCTGGGCACCGTCGGCCTCATCGGCTACGCGATCGCCGACTACGGCTGGGACCTGATCGGCAAGTACGCGACGTTCACCGCCGACGTCTACATCGGCTGCGCGCTGGTGCTGTTCGGCGTCTACCCGCTGCTCCTCGCCACGGTCGCCAAGGTCAACCCGGTCCAGTTCTTCAAGGGCGCCTGGCCCGCGATCCAGCTGGCGTTCGTCTCCCGCTCCTCGGTCGGCACCATGCCGGTCACCCAGAAGGTCACCGAGCGCCTCGGTGTCCCGAAGGAGTACACCAGCTTCGCCGTGCCGTTCGGCGCCACCACCAAGATGGACGGCTGCGCCGCGATCTACCCGGCGCTGGCGGCGATCTTCATCGCGCAGATCTTCGACGTCCAGCTGGGCATCGGTGACTACCTGCTGATCGCGTTCGTCTCGGTCGTCGGCTCGGCCGCGACCGCCGGGCTGACCGGTGCCACGGTCATGCTGACGCTGACCCTGTCGACGCTGGGGCTGCCGCTGGAGGGCGTGGGCCTGCTGCTCGCCATCGACCCGATCCTGGACATGATCCGCACCGCCACCAACGTGGCCGGCCAGGCGCTGGTCCCGGTGATCGTCGCGGCCCGCGAGAAGATCCTCGACCACGACGCCTACAACTCGGCGTCCTCCTCCCCGGTGGACGACGTCACCGTGTCGGATGCCGAGCGGAAGGTGAACGTGCCCGTCGCGGTGTGA
- a CDS encoding MaoC family dehydratase, protein MSGLGTSMLRGAVTSPFKRAGRPGATLPAGRAVLAPAPAAPGPLSAYRTLCGFTRTDTLPLTYPHVLGFPLAMRLMTARAFPLPVLGLVHTWIEISRHRPTGAAEPLGLTVYAERLTPHRRGTEVTVVTEARLADELVWESRSGYLSRHATDAPPPPPAPDAPRDLPAVTEWRLPGDLGRRYGAVSGDRNPIHLHPLTARLFGFPRHIAHGMWTVARCLAQAESGTAPGTAGSGTPSGGPAPVRAVRAEFRAPVLLPATVAYAADGPDFQVRAGSRVHLTGTLLREG, encoded by the coding sequence ATGAGCGGCCTGGGAACCTCGATGCTGCGCGGCGCCGTCACCTCCCCCTTCAAACGGGCGGGGCGCCCCGGTGCCACCCTGCCCGCCGGCCGGGCGGTCCTCGCTCCGGCGCCCGCGGCGCCGGGCCCGCTCAGCGCGTACCGCACCCTCTGCGGCTTCACCCGCACGGACACCCTGCCGCTCACCTACCCGCATGTGCTGGGCTTCCCGCTCGCCATGCGGCTGATGACGGCGCGGGCCTTCCCGCTGCCGGTCCTGGGGCTCGTGCACACCTGGATCGAGATCAGCCGCCACCGGCCCACCGGAGCGGCGGAACCGCTCGGACTCACCGTGTACGCGGAGCGGTTGACGCCCCACCGGCGGGGCACCGAGGTCACGGTGGTCACCGAGGCACGGCTGGCTGACGAACTGGTCTGGGAGTCGCGCAGCGGCTATCTCTCCCGTCACGCCACGGACGCCCCGCCCCCTCCCCCCGCCCCGGACGCGCCGCGGGACCTGCCCGCCGTCACCGAGTGGCGGCTGCCCGGTGACCTCGGGCGACGGTACGGCGCGGTCTCCGGCGACCGCAACCCGATCCACCTCCACCCGCTGACGGCCCGGCTGTTCGGCTTCCCCCGGCACATCGCCCACGGCATGTGGACGGTCGCCCGGTGCCTCGCGCAGGCGGAGAGCGGAACGGCGCCCGGCACGGCGGGAAGCGGGACGCCGTCCGGGGGACCGGCCCCGGTCCGGGCGGTGCGCGCGGAGTTCAGGGCCCCGGTCCTGCTGCCGGCCACGGTCGCCTACGCCGCGGACGGCCCGGACTTCCAGGTACGCGCCGGCAGCCGCGTCCACCTCACCGGCACCCTCCTCCGGGAGGGCTGA
- a CDS encoding alpha/beta hydrolase family protein — translation MPIRSRGRTAAALALAATALLSTLAAAPAPAAPVPTTMSGRTASPSLGLPLPAGPYSIGTEVLHLTDHSRTDPWVPTAGARELMASVHYPARSGGAGGTAPYMSTEEARLMLAQRALDGVVPATTVSSTRTHARSGARPARGRFPLVLLSPGFGTPRATLTSLAEDLAGRGYVVVSVDHAYESSGTSFPGGRVLTCSACDRVEAAPTEEAERELLGSVSTGRAADLSFVLDRLTGRHPAWRHAGMIDTGRIAAAGHSIGGNAAVSTMRADRRVDAGIDMDGTFFDPVPGRGLDGRPLLMLGTESLHHPGGPDDSWDTGWSRLDGWKRWLTVEGSGHFTFTDLPVLAGQLGLPVDPAAPLPAARSTGITRGYVAAFLDLHLKGRPRPLLDGPVPDNPEVVFRHHP, via the coding sequence ATGCCGATCAGATCCCGTGGCCGCACGGCCGCCGCCCTGGCCCTCGCCGCGACCGCCCTGCTGTCCACGCTCGCGGCCGCCCCCGCCCCGGCGGCCCCCGTCCCCACGACCATGTCCGGACGCACCGCCTCGCCGTCCCTCGGACTCCCCCTCCCGGCCGGCCCCTACTCCATCGGCACCGAGGTGCTGCACCTCACCGACCACAGCCGCACCGACCCGTGGGTCCCCACGGCCGGAGCCCGCGAGCTCATGGCGTCGGTGCACTACCCGGCCCGCTCCGGCGGGGCGGGCGGCACCGCCCCGTACATGAGCACCGAGGAAGCACGGCTGATGCTGGCGCAACGCGCCCTGGACGGCGTCGTCCCCGCCACCACCGTCAGCTCCACCCGCACACACGCCCGCTCCGGCGCCCGGCCGGCCCGGGGCCGGTTCCCACTGGTGCTGCTCTCCCCCGGCTTCGGCACACCGCGCGCCACCCTGACCTCCCTCGCCGAGGACCTGGCCGGCCGCGGATACGTCGTGGTGAGCGTCGACCACGCCTACGAGTCGAGCGGCACCTCCTTCCCCGGCGGGCGGGTGCTCACCTGCTCGGCCTGCGACCGGGTCGAGGCGGCCCCCACGGAGGAGGCCGAGCGGGAGCTGCTGGGCAGCGTCTCCACCGGACGCGCGGCCGACCTCTCCTTCGTACTCGACCGGCTGACCGGCCGGCATCCCGCCTGGCGGCACGCGGGGATGATCGACACCGGCCGGATCGCCGCGGCCGGCCACTCCATCGGCGGGAACGCCGCGGTCTCCACCATGCGGGCCGACCGGCGCGTCGACGCCGGGATCGACATGGACGGCACCTTCTTCGACCCGGTCCCCGGCCGGGGCCTCGACGGCCGCCCGCTCCTGATGCTCGGTACCGAGAGCCTCCACCACCCCGGCGGGCCCGACGATTCCTGGGACACGGGCTGGTCCCGGCTGGACGGCTGGAAGCGCTGGCTGACCGTCGAGGGCTCGGGCCACTTCACCTTCACGGACCTGCCCGTCCTCGCCGGGCAGCTGGGCCTGCCGGTGGACCCCGCGGCCCCGCTCCCCGCCGCACGCTCCACCGGGATCACCCGCGGCTACGTCGCCGCCTTCCTGGACCTGCACCTGAAGGGCCGGCCGCGGCCCCTCCTCGACGGCCCCGTCCCGGACAACCCGGAGGTCGTCTTCCGGCACCACCCCTGA
- a CDS encoding DUF4229 domain-containing protein produces the protein MSAAKPSATIRYTALRLLIFVGCFFVAGVAVHFGLLPSGVGGSNAVWVILLGLLLSAPLSYILLRKQRDEMSEQIVSTVDRTKARLDANRTREDSVTP, from the coding sequence GTGTCCGCTGCCAAGCCGAGCGCAACGATCCGCTACACCGCGTTGCGCCTCCTGATCTTCGTCGGGTGCTTCTTCGTCGCCGGCGTGGCGGTCCACTTCGGACTGCTGCCCTCCGGGGTCGGCGGCTCCAACGCCGTCTGGGTCATCCTCCTCGGCCTGCTGCTCTCGGCCCCGCTCAGCTACATCCTGCTGCGCAAGCAGCGTGACGAGATGTCCGAGCAGATCGTCTCCACGGTCGACCGCACCAAGGCCAGGCTCGACGCGAACCGCACCCGCGAGGACAGCGTCACCCCGTAA